The nucleotide window GGCGCTGCGCCATCGCGTTGGCGTGGGTCGCGTTGCGCAGCCAGACATTGTTTTCCAGCAGGCCCACCCAGGGCGCGGAGATGAAACGCATCTTGGAGGCCAGTTGCCCAGCCTGCTTGACGCGGTAGGCAAAGTCTTCGCTCATGGCCTTGTCGAAGAACACCACGGCTTCGCCCACGGGCAGGCCATTTTTGGTGCCACCGAAGCACAACACGTCCACGCCCGCGCGCCAGGTGATGTCGGCGGGGGCGCAGCCCAGGTGCGCCACGGCGTTGGCAAAACGCGCGCCGTCCATGTGCACTTTGAGCTGGTGTTTTTTAGCGGCGTTGGCAATGGCGCGCACTTCTTCCACGGTATAGACCGTGCCCATTTCCGTGGCCTGGGTGATGGACACCACCTTGGGCCGCGGGTAATGGATGTCGCTGCGCTTGGTCACCAGCGCGCTTACTGCGTCGGGTGTGAGTTTGCCCAGGCGGGCGCTCTCCGACTGCCCCTCCGCCACCATCAGCTTGGAGCCGTTGGAGAAGAACTCGGGGCCACCGCATTCGTCGGTCTCGATGTGCGCCACCGGGCTGCAGATCACCGAGTGGTAGCTCTGGCACAACGAGGCCAGCGCCAGCGAGTTGGCTGCCGTGCCGTTGAACACAAAGTACACGTCGCACTCGATGTCAAACAGCGTGCGCAGCATGTCGGTGGAGCGCTGGGTCCAGCGGTCATCGCCGTAGGCCGGCTCGTGGCCGCTGGCATTGGCCTCCATGAACCAGTGCATCGCCTCGGGGCAGGTCCCCGCGTAGTTGTCGCTGGCAAATTGCTGTCGCGTTGGTGTAAGTTGGAATGTGGTGGTCATAATTCTTTATGTGTTGCAAAGATCGGCAAGGTGTCACACTTGCAAAATCAAGTACCTGTTCATTCGTCATCAAGTGGCATGACGATATACCTTTGAACCTTTTTCCAAGGTATGACGAACATTACGCCTCGACAACCCCTATTAGCTTCTGCTGTGTCGTTTGTGTAAATTGCCAGACCCGTTCGGGTTGGCATAAATTCAAATGAAAAACCAATACGATCGCCCCATTTGTGGGCATCCAAATCGGGCAACCCATCGTCCATTGAATACAGCAGGCCATTTTTCCACTCTTCAAAGCAATCGGCACGCGTCTGATCGCCCGTTGCTTGCTCCTTGGCTGAAGGAGTTTTGCTAGCTGGGAATCTACTCAACTCCAACAGTGTGAGACTCTCGATAGTCTGCTTACGTTTAAGGAACTTCCCAGGGATCGTGATGAAGCCGTGCTTGCTAATAAATGGGCTCACATCCTTTGCACTCAAGTGCTTGAAAAAAGTGGTGCGAACATCCACGCTTTTGCCTGTTTCAATATCCAGCGTGGATGATCCATACCCATCTACTGAGTGTGCCCCACCGTAATAGCCACCACTCCCACCGCCTAGGGTGAGTATTTTTTTTGAAACGTAGTGAATGCTGGAGTTATCGTATTCACGACCATCCAAAGAATGGTTTTCCAATCTTGCGGCGGCGAGCCCTAGAAGCTCCAACTTAAATTGGGCATTGAATGCTTGCATGACATCCTGCGCTAGCCCAGATACTAGTTGGGGGACCTTTGCACCCGAGCGGGTATCCATCAAAAATCCGGCTGTAACACCATTCATTTCTTTGATGCCAACGAGCTTGGTAGGCCCCGACCCAAGCAATGTCTGCCAAGCCCCCAAATTCAGTGATTGCTGACCGGTCGTTAGTCGTAGTTCGACAGGAGATAGTTTGGATTGAGCGTTGGCCTGCCATTTGGCAGAGACTCTTTCGGGGGGCTGGTTTTCTTGCGGAAGATCGACTTGCCAGAAGCCTGTTGGCTTCGAGCAGTCCAGATCATTGAATGTCTCTATGCATTCGACTAGTTTTCCATCGGACTGAAGAACCAAGGGAATGGTTTTTCCAATGTGACGATAAAAATAGCGTGCCTTGATCTGAGGTTTTGATTCACCATCGTCGCCAAAGGACTCCAGCTTCGAAAAGGTTAAAACGATGTCTTTACCCGCAAGTTGAGATTGGTAAACAACTGGCAACTTGTCTTCCGCCAATACCGATTGCGTGATGAGCGCGATCAAGACCGACAGCAAACGAACTCGGTGTGACATCGTCATACTCGCGATTTTTAGGCGTATTCATTCAGCGGCACGCAGCTGCAGAACAGGTTGCGGTCGCCATACACGTTGTCCACCCGGCCCACGCTGGGCCAGTACTTCACGGCCTTGAGGCTGGCCACAGGGAAGGCGCCTGTCTCGCGGCTGTAGGGGCGGTCCCACTCTGCACCCAGCAGGCTGGCGGCGGTGTGGGGGGCGTGTTTCAGCGGGTTGTTGTCTTGCGGCCATTCGCCCTTTTCAACGCGGGTAATCTCGCCGCGGATGGCGATCATGGCGTTGATGAAGCGGTCCAGTTCGGCCAGGGTTTCGCTCTCGGTGGGTTCCACCATCAGCGTGTTGGGCACGGGGAAGCTCAGCGTGGGCGCGTGGAAACCATAGTCCATCAGGCGCTTCGCCACGTCTTCGGCCATCACGCCGCAGGTGTCCTTGAAACCGCGCAAATCCAAAATGCACTCATGTGCCACATGGCCGTTGGCGCTGGCGTACAGCGTAGGGTAATGGTCCGCCAGGCGCGAACTGATGTAGTTGGCCGCCAGAATGGCCGCCTCTGTCGCGTGCTGCAGGCCATCGGCGCCCATCATGCGGCAGTACATCCAGCTGATCGGCAGCACCGCTGCATTGCCCAGGGGCGCAGCGCTCACCGCGCCCGTGCCGGGCACACCACCGGTGGCGTGGCCGGGCAGGAAGGGAACCAGATCAGCCACCACACACACGGGGCCGACACCGGGGCCGCCACCGCCGTGGGGGATGCAGAAGGTCTTGTGCAGGTTCAGGTGGCTCACGTCGCCGCCAAACTCGCCGGGGGCGGCGGTGCCCACCAGTGCGTTCATGTTGGCGCCGTCCACATACACACGGCCACCGTGCTGGTGCACCAGCGCGCACAGTTCTTTGACCGACGTTTCAAACACGCCGTGCGTGCTGGGGTAGGTGATCATTACTGCGGCCAGGTTGGCGCTGTGTTGTTCACACTTGGCTTGCAGGTCGGCCATGTCCACGTTGCCGTTGTCGTCGCATTTGGTGACGACGACTTGCATGCCCACCATCTGCGCGCTGGCCGGGTTGGTACCGTGTGCGCTGCTGGGGATCAAACAGATATTGCGGTGCGCTTGGCCCTTGCTGGCGTGGTACGCCTGAATGACCAATAGGCCTGCGTATTCACCCTGGCTGCCCGCGTTGGGTTGCAGGCTGATGCCGGCGTAGCCGGTGGCGGCGCACAGCCAAGCGCGCAGTTGTGCGTCCAGCTCGGTGTAGCCCTGGCGTTGGTCGGCGGGGGCGAAGGGGTGAATGTTGGCGAACTCGGGCCAGGTGATGGGGATCATCTCGCTGGTGGCGTTGAGCTTCATGGTGCAGCTGCCCAGTGGAATCATGCTGCGGTCCAGCGCCAGGTCCTTATCCGAGAGCATGCGGATGTAGCGCAGCATGCCGGTCTCGGAGTGGTGGGTGTTGAACACCGGGTGCGTGAGGAACTTGCTGGTGCGGCGCAGTGCGGCGGGGATCAGCGACTCGGCTGTTGCCTCCAGCGCGTCCACGCTGGGCAGGGCCTGGCCGGGCTTGGCGAACAGACTCCACACCAGCGCCAGGTCGTCACGCGTGGTGGTTTCGTCCAGGCTGATGCACAGGTAGTCTTTAAAGTAAATTCGCAGGTTGGCACCCGCGGATACTGCGCTAGCAGCTATCGAATTCGTAGCGCCATCGGTCTTTAGCGTGACCGTGTCAAAGGTGGCCTGCGCACGCACGGGGACGCCTAGCTGCTCCAGGCCCTTGGCCAGGATGGCAGTGAACTTGGCCACGCGCTGGGCGATGCGGGTCAGACCTTCGGGGCCGTGGTACACGGCGTACATGCTGGCGATAACGGCCGGCAGCACCTGCGCGGTGCAAATGTTGGATGTGGCTTTTTCGCGGCGGATGTGTTGCTCGCGCGTTTGCAGCGCCAGGCGGTAGGCCGGGTTGCCGTGGGTGTCGATGCTCACACCCACAATGCGGCCGGGCATGGAGCGTTTGTATTCGTCGCGGCAGGCCATGTAGGCGGCATGCGGGCCACCGTTGCACAAGGGCATGCCGAAGCGCTGGGTGGTGCCCACCACGATGTCCGCGTCAAACTCTCCGGGGGGTGTCAGCAACGTGAGCGCCAGCAGGTCGGCGGCCACGATGAAGGCGGCCTGTTTGCCGTGCACCAGCGCCACGTCAGCGCGCAGATCGTCAATGCGGCCGCTGGTGGCGGGGTACTGGGCCAGCACGGCAAAGTAGTCGCCGGCCAGCGCGGCTTCCCACTCGGGGGCGGAGTTGGCAAGCAGGACGGTAATGCCCAGCGGCGCGGCGCGGGTTTGGATCACCTCAATGGTTTGCGGGTGGCAGTCGCCGGCCACCACAAACACATTGCTCTTGCTTTTGACGCTGCGTTTGGCCAGCGTCATCGCTTCGGCGGCGGCGGTAGCCTCGTCCAGCATGGACGCATTGGCCATGGGCATACCGGTCAGGTCACACACCATGGTCTGGAAGTTCACCAGCGCTTCCATGCGGCCCTGGGAAATCTCGGCCTGATAGGGCGTGTAGGCGGTGTACCAGGCGGGGTTTTCCAGAATATTGCGCAGGATCACGCCGGGCGTGTGCGTGCCGTAATAGCCTTGGCCAATAAAGCTCTTGAGCACCTTGTTCTTGCCAGCCAACACCTTGATCTCGGCCAGCGCTGCTGCTTCGGTGATCGCGGCGGGGATGTCCATCTTGCTGCTGCGCGCAATGCTGCGCGGCACGATGCTGTCGATCAGCGTACGGCGCGAGGTCTCGCCGATGGCCTTGAGCATCAGCGCTTCGTCGGCAGCATCAATGCCGATGTGGCGTGCGTGGAATTCGCTGGCGTTTTCCAGCGCAGTGAGGGTGGGGGCAGATGTAGGCATGGCAGGCGGCTATCTATCAAACCGTTCGCCCTGAGCCTGTCGAAGGGCAAGCGAAACAGTAAAAGAGGAAAGGGCTTCGACAGGCTCAGCCCGAACGGGGGGATGCTCCCCCGCCCATTGTTTAGGCGGCAGCGGCGAAGCTGGTGTAGCTGGTTTCGTCCATCAGGCCGTCGAGTTCGGCGGCGTTGGACAGCTTGACCTTGAAGAACCAGCCTGCACCCAGCGGGTCGGTGTTGGCCAGGGAGGGGTCGTCGCGCAGCGCTTCGTTGACTTCGGTGATTTCACCGGTCACGGGCATGTAGACGTCGGCAGCGGCCTTGACGGACTCGACCACACCGGCGATGTCCTTGGCGGCAAAGGTGGCGCCCACGGCGGGCAGGTCCACAAACACCACGTCGCCCAGCGCGTCCTGCGCGTGGGTGGTGATGCCTACGGTGGCGATGCCGCCTTCAACCTTGAGCCATTCGTGGTCGGGGGTGTACTTGAGGGACATGGAGAACTCCTGAAAGATGAAACTGAATTGAATAAAACCAAAAAATTGAACCTGCCAGCGCAGACTTTAGCCGCTGGCCCGGGCTTCAGCCGCGGAAATAGTTGGTGGGCACAAAAGGCATGGCACTGACCACCATGGGCACGGGCTTGCCGCGCACGATGGCCACCACTTTGCTGCCCACAGCCGCCCAGGCGGCATCTACATAACCCATGGCCACCGGCGTGTCGATGGTCGGGCCCAGCAGGCCACTGGTCACTTCGCCGATCTTGTTGCCCGCGCCGTCTTGCAGCTCGGTGTGGTCGCGCACGGGGATGCGTTCCTGGGCGATCAGTCCCACGCGTTTTCGAGTGCCTGTATTTATGCCATTTTGGGCTGTAGCCCCCGTGGATTGTGCGAGAGCAGCTAGTATTTTTGTAGCACCCGGAAAGCCACCTTCACGCGCACCACCCGCGCGGCGCACCTTTTGCATCGCCCACAACAGGCTGGCTTCGACCGGCGTGGTGCCTGTATCAATGTCATTGCCATACAGGCACAGGCCCGCTTCCAGGCGCAGCGAGTTGCGTGCGCCCAGGCCAATCGGCTTGACTTCGGGCTGGGCCAGCAGCGCGCGGGCCAGCGCGTCGGCGTGGTCGTTATGGACAGAGATTTCAAATCCGTCTTCGCCGGTGTAGCCGCTACGGGTGAGGAACACGTCGATCTTTTGCGTGCCTGTGTCCACGGTGAAATTGCCACCGGTCATGAACACCAGCTTTTCCACGCCGGGTGCCAGGCGGGAGAGGGCGGTGACG belongs to Rhodoferax saidenbachensis and includes:
- a CDS encoding threonine aldolase family protein; this translates as MTTTFQLTPTRQQFASDNYAGTCPEAMHWFMEANASGHEPAYGDDRWTQRSTDMLRTLFDIECDVYFVFNGTAANSLALASLCQSYHSVICSPVAHIETDECGGPEFFSNGSKLMVAEGQSESARLGKLTPDAVSALVTKRSDIHYPRPKVVSITQATEMGTVYTVEEVRAIANAAKKHQLKVHMDGARFANAVAHLGCAPADITWRAGVDVLCFGGTKNGLPVGEAVVFFDKAMSEDFAYRVKQAGQLASKMRFISAPWVGLLENNVWLRNATHANAMAQRLYHGLQKLPGVSVAHTPEANGVFAHLPEAAVHALHAKGWKFYQFIAGGGCRFMCAWDTTEASVDALLADLQAQLKG
- the gcvP gene encoding aminomethyl-transferring glycine dehydrogenase, which produces MPTSAPTLTALENASEFHARHIGIDAADEALMLKAIGETSRRTLIDSIVPRSIARSSKMDIPAAITEAAALAEIKVLAGKNKVLKSFIGQGYYGTHTPGVILRNILENPAWYTAYTPYQAEISQGRMEALVNFQTMVCDLTGMPMANASMLDEATAAAEAMTLAKRSVKSKSNVFVVAGDCHPQTIEVIQTRAAPLGITVLLANSAPEWEAALAGDYFAVLAQYPATSGRIDDLRADVALVHGKQAAFIVAADLLALTLLTPPGEFDADIVVGTTQRFGMPLCNGGPHAAYMACRDEYKRSMPGRIVGVSIDTHGNPAYRLALQTREQHIRREKATSNICTAQVLPAVIASMYAVYHGPEGLTRIAQRVAKFTAILAKGLEQLGVPVRAQATFDTVTLKTDGATNSIAASAVSAGANLRIYFKDYLCISLDETTTRDDLALVWSLFAKPGQALPSVDALEATAESLIPAALRRTSKFLTHPVFNTHHSETGMLRYIRMLSDKDLALDRSMIPLGSCTMKLNATSEMIPITWPEFANIHPFAPADQRQGYTELDAQLRAWLCAATGYAGISLQPNAGSQGEYAGLLVIQAYHASKGQAHRNICLIPSSAHGTNPASAQMVGMQVVVTKCDDNGNVDMADLQAKCEQHSANLAAVMITYPSTHGVFETSVKELCALVHQHGGRVYVDGANMNALVGTAAPGEFGGDVSHLNLHKTFCIPHGGGGPGVGPVCVVADLVPFLPGHATGGVPGTGAVSAAPLGNAAVLPISWMYCRMMGADGLQHATEAAILAANYISSRLADHYPTLYASANGHVAHECILDLRGFKDTCGVMAEDVAKRLMDYGFHAPTLSFPVPNTLMVEPTESETLAELDRFINAMIAIRGEITRVEKGEWPQDNNPLKHAPHTAASLLGAEWDRPYSRETGAFPVASLKAVKYWPSVGRVDNVYGDRNLFCSCVPLNEYA
- the gcvH gene encoding glycine cleavage system protein GcvH, with amino-acid sequence MSLKYTPDHEWLKVEGGIATVGITTHAQDALGDVVFVDLPAVGATFAAKDIAGVVESVKAAADVYMPVTGEITEVNEALRDDPSLANTDPLGAGWFFKVKLSNAAELDGLMDETSYTSFAAAA
- the gcvT gene encoding glycine cleavage system aminomethyltransferase GcvT yields the protein MSAPATDTLLTTPLNALHIELGARMVPFAGYSMPVQYPAGLMAEHHHTRKAAGLFDVSHMGQLRLVGPDAAAAFETLMPVDVIDLAVGKQRYGLLLTDEGTIIDDLMFFNKGNNELFVIVNGACKVGDIAHIQERIGNRCDVITMPEYALLALQGPQAVTALSRLAPGVEKLVFMTGGNFTVDTGTQKIDVFLTRSGYTGEDGFEISVHNDHADALARALLAQPEVKPIGLGARNSLRLEAGLCLYGNDIDTGTTPVEASLLWAMQKVRRAGGAREGGFPGATKILAALAQSTGATAQNGINTGTRKRVGLIAQERIPVRDHTELQDGAGNKIGEVTSGLLGPTIDTPVAMGYVDAAWAAVGSKVVAIVRGKPVPMVVSAMPFVPTNYFRG